Within the Candidatus Eremiobacteraceae bacterium genome, the region AGACGCTCATGCACCAGCTCCTTGCAAACGCGTGCGCACCGCTTCGTTGACGATCTCGCCGTCTCGCGTGACGCACACGCCGCGCGCGATCTCGTCATTCATGTCCAGCGTCAGCGTGCCGTCCTTGATCAGCAGGGCGAGCAGCGCGAGGACGTTCTTGGCGTACAGCATGCTGGCGTGCTGCGGCATCGTGCTCGCAAGATTCGTGGGCGCGGCGATGGTCACGCCGTTCTTGACCACGGTCGATCCAGGTTCGCTCAGCTCGCAGTTGCCGCCGGCTTCAGCGGCGAGATCGACGATCACCGAGCCCGGCTTCATGTTCTGCACGGCGGCCGCGGTGATGAGTATCGGCGCGCGCCGTCCGGGGATAAGCGCGGTCGTGATGATGACGTCCATGCTCGCGGCGGTCGTCGCGATAAGCTCCTGGTCGCGCCGCTGCTGGTCTGCCGCCAACTCCTTCGCATACCCGCCTGCACCCTCGGCGTCTTTCGGCGTCGAACCCAAGAACGTCGCGCCCAGGCTCTCGACCTGCTCTTTGACGGCGGCGCGGACGTCAAAGCCGGTGACGACCGCGCCGAGCCGGCGCGCGGTCGCGATCGCTTGCAGCCCGGCGACGCCGGCGCCCAACACGAGCACTTTGGCCGGCGGCACCGTGCCCGCGGCCGTCATGAGCATGGGGAAGAATTTCGGCAACGCGTCGGCGGCGACCAGAACCGACTTATACCCTGAGACCGTCGCCTGCGACGACAGCGCATCCATGCTCTGCGCGCGCGAGATGCGCGGGATCAGCTCCATCGAAAGTCCGGTGATCTTGCGCTGCGCAAGTTTCGACGCGTACTGCGGATCGGCCAGCGGCTGCAAGAATGCGACCAGAGCAGCGCCTTGCGGGATGAGGCTGAGCTCATCGGGACCGTCCGTCAGCGGCCGCTGGACCTTGACCACGAGGCCCGCGCCGGCATAGGTCTGGGACGCAGTCGGAACGATGGTGGCGCCCGCCGCCTCATAGTCGGCGTCGCGATACCCGGCTGCATCGCCGGCTGCGTGCTCGACCATGACGGCGTTGCCCGCTTTGACGAGCCGCGATGCGGCGTCGGGCGTGAGCGCGACCCGGTTTTCGCCTGGCGCGATCTCCTTGGGTACGACGACGTTCAAGAGAGGCTCTCCCAAAAAAGGCGCGTTCCGAAGA harbors:
- a CDS encoding Re/Si-specific NAD(P)(+) transhydrogenase subunit alpha, producing the protein MNVVVPKEIAPGENRVALTPDAASRLVKAGNAVMVEHAAGDAAGYRDADYEAAGATIVPTASQTYAGAGLVVKVQRPLTDGPDELSLIPQGAALVAFLQPLADPQYASKLAQRKITGLSMELIPRISRAQSMDALSSQATVSGYKSVLVAADALPKFFPMLMTAAGTVPPAKVLVLGAGVAGLQAIATARRLGAVVTGFDVRAAVKEQVESLGATFLGSTPKDAEGAGGYAKELAADQQRRDQELIATTAASMDVIITTALIPGRRAPILITAAAVQNMKPGSVIVDLAAEAGGNCELSEPGSTVVKNGVTIAAPTNLASTMPQHASMLYAKNVLALLALLIKDGTLTLDMNDEIARGVCVTRDGEIVNEAVRTRLQGAGA